From Methanococcus maripaludis, one genomic window encodes:
- the infB gene encoding translation initiation factor IF-2 encodes MALRCPIVSVLGHVDHGKTSLLDKIRRTRVTQREAGGITQHIGASEIPINTIKKVSKDLLGLFKADLSIPGILVIDTPGHEAFTSLRKRGGALADIAILVVDINEGFKPQTIEAINILKQCKTPFVVAANKVDRIPGWNSSEGPFILNFNEKNQHPNAMTEFEIRLYENVIKHLNELGFDADLFSRVKDTTKTINVVPVSAMTGEGIPDLLVIISGLAQKFLEQKLALNVEGYAKGTVLELKEEKGLGKTIDAIIYDGIAKTGDFLVVGNPDGVLVTKIKALLKPKELDEMRDPKDKFKPSKQISAATGVKISAPDLDNVIAGSPLRIVPKDQVDAAKEEVLQEVEEFTILTDDEGIIIKADTMGSLEALANELRKVKAKIKKAEVGDISKKEVIEASSYASTNPLNGLIISFNTKVLADAKVEIEKSDVKLLEGKIIYKLVEEYEDWIKEMEELLKSDEINRLTKPAMIKILPNCIFRQKEPAVCGVEVLYGTLKIGSPIMSEDGKKLGYVKEMRDNQQENIKEAKVGMQVPVSIDGNIVLSRNAKENDILYVEVPEPEARKLHHEFKDELRGDEKEALSRYMELKQKIENNIFWGM; translated from the coding sequence ATGGCACTAAGATGTCCAATTGTGAGTGTTCTCGGTCACGTTGATCACGGAAAAACTTCCCTTTTAGATAAAATTAGGAGAACAAGGGTTACTCAGAGAGAGGCTGGAGGAATCACCCAACATATCGGTGCAAGCGAGATACCGATAAACACGATAAAAAAAGTTTCAAAGGATCTTTTAGGATTATTTAAGGCAGATTTATCTATTCCTGGAATTTTAGTTATCGATACGCCCGGGCACGAAGCATTTACCTCATTGAGAAAAAGAGGCGGAGCTTTAGCAGATATTGCAATACTTGTTGTGGATATAAATGAAGGATTCAAGCCACAAACAATCGAAGCAATAAATATTTTGAAACAGTGCAAAACTCCTTTCGTAGTTGCTGCAAATAAAGTAGACCGGATTCCAGGTTGGAATTCAAGTGAAGGTCCGTTTATTTTAAATTTCAACGAAAAAAACCAGCACCCAAATGCAATGACTGAGTTTGAAATAAGGTTATATGAAAATGTTATAAAACACTTAAATGAACTTGGATTCGATGCAGATTTGTTTTCAAGAGTTAAAGATACTACAAAAACAATAAATGTAGTTCCAGTATCTGCAATGACTGGTGAAGGAATTCCAGATTTACTCGTTATTATTTCAGGGTTAGCACAGAAATTCTTAGAGCAAAAACTGGCTTTAAATGTTGAAGGTTATGCAAAAGGTACAGTTTTAGAACTAAAAGAAGAAAAAGGTCTTGGAAAAACAATCGATGCAATAATTTACGACGGAATTGCAAAAACGGGCGATTTTTTGGTTGTTGGAAATCCTGACGGTGTGCTCGTAACAAAAATCAAGGCACTTTTAAAGCCAAAAGAACTTGATGAAATGAGGGACCCAAAGGATAAATTTAAACCTTCAAAACAGATTTCTGCGGCAACAGGTGTTAAAATATCTGCACCTGATCTTGATAACGTTATTGCAGGAAGCCCTTTAAGGATTGTTCCAAAAGATCAGGTAGATGCTGCAAAAGAAGAAGTTCTTCAGGAAGTTGAGGAATTTACCATTTTAACTGATGACGAAGGAATCATCATTAAAGCAGACACGATGGGTTCCCTCGAAGCTCTTGCAAATGAACTTCGAAAAGTAAAGGCTAAAATCAAAAAAGCAGAAGTTGGGGATATCTCTAAAAAAGAGGTTATCGAAGCTTCATCATACGCTTCAACGAATCCGTTAAATGGACTTATAATTTCGTTTAATACAAAAGTACTTGCGGATGCAAAAGTGGAAATTGAAAAATCAGATGTTAAATTACTCGAAGGAAAAATCATCTATAAATTAGTCGAAGAATACGAAGATTGGATAAAAGAAATGGAAGAATTACTGAAATCTGACGAGATAAACAGATTGACAAAACCTGCAATGATTAAAATTCTTCCAAACTGTATTTTTAGACAAAAAGAACCTGCAGTATGCGGTGTTGAAGTCCTCTACGGTACTTTAAAAATTGGAAGTCCGATAATGTCTGAAGATGGAAAAAAACTTGGATATGTTAAGGAAATGAGAGATAACCAGCAGGAAAATATAAAAGAAGCAAAAGTTGGTATGCAAGTTCCAGTTTCAATTGATGGAAATATCGTTCTCAGCAGAAACGCAAAAGAAAACGATATACTGTATGTCGAAGTGCCAGAACCTGAGGCAAGGAAGTTACACCACGAATTTAAGGATGAATTGAGGGGGGATGAAAAAGAAGCCCTTTCAAGATACATGGAATTGAAACAGAAGATCGAAAACAATATATTTTGGGGAATGTAA
- a CDS encoding nucleoside-diphosphate kinase, with protein sequence MACENEVQKTFVALKPDTVERKLVGRIIQRFEDRGFEIVEMRMLTLTPELAEEYYGEHKGKEFYERLINFMTSGRIVAMVIKGERAVSTVRKMLGNTCPCEAEPGTIRGDFGLYTPANIIHASDSVESAEREINLFFGR encoded by the coding sequence ATGGCATGCGAAAACGAAGTTCAAAAAACATTTGTGGCACTAAAACCAGATACTGTTGAAAGAAAGCTTGTTGGAAGGATAATTCAGAGATTTGAAGATAGGGGCTTTGAAATCGTTGAAATGAGAATGCTAACCCTTACACCGGAACTGGCAGAAGAATATTATGGCGAACACAAAGGAAAGGAGTTTTACGAAAGATTGATTAATTTCATGACTTCTGGAAGGATAGTTGCAATGGTTATTAAAGGGGAAAGGGCAGTTTCAACGGTTAGAAAAATGCTTGGAAACACCTGTCCTTGTGAAGCAGAGCCTGGAACTATTCGTGGTGATTTCGGGCTTTACACTCCAGCAAATATAATTCATGCATCTGACAGTGTGGAAAGTGCAGAACGCGAAATAAATTTATTTTTTGGAAGATAA
- the purE gene encoding 5-(carboxyamino)imidazole ribonucleotide mutase: MITIIMGSKSDVKIAEKAVPILKEFEIDYEVRVASAHRTPELVEEIVKNSKSKVFIAIAGLAAHLPGVVAAMTTKPVIAVPVESKLDGLDALLSAVQMPPGIPAACVGIDRGENAAILAAEMLSISDERIEKKLAEFREKKKEKIFSDDLEVSSIFKN; encoded by the coding sequence ATGATAACAATAATTATGGGCAGTAAAAGTGATGTAAAAATTGCAGAAAAGGCAGTTCCTATTTTAAAAGAATTTGAAATCGATTACGAGGTAAGGGTAGCATCAGCACATAGAACCCCAGAATTGGTTGAAGAAATCGTTAAAAATTCAAAATCAAAAGTATTTATCGCAATTGCAGGGCTTGCAGCTCATTTGCCAGGGGTTGTTGCGGCAATGACTACAAAACCAGTTATTGCAGTTCCTGTTGAAAGTAAACTGGATGGACTTGATGCATTATTAAGCGCTGTTCAGATGCCGCCAGGAATTCCTGCTGCTTGCGTTGGAATTGATAGGGGGGAAAATGCCGCAATTTTAGCTGCTGAAATGTTATCAATTTCTGATGAACGAATTGAAAAAAAATTAGCTGAATTTAGAGAAAAAAAGAAAGAAAAAATATTTTCAGATGATTTAGAAGTTTCATCAATTTTTAAAAACTAA
- a CDS encoding PINc/VapC family ATPase yields MSVEGFNQNLNENMKFKECNITVDTCVVIDGRITELISDGTIEKCTIIVPEAVISELEAQANKGREIGYFGIEELKKLVSVAKEKDIVIEYYGERPSIEAVSLARGGEIDAIIRKVAKDTNSILFTSDRIQYNLAIAQNINAHFLKVHEEKVDLKLIEYFDEITSSVHLKENCLPYVKKGRPGKVKLIPFADEIMNRAEIKVIIDNILKYTEQNHGLIEIERRGATVIQLGNLRISIARPPFSEALEVTAVRPITKVSLEDYNLSEDLKLRLNTAEGIFVSGAPGSGKSTFVSALAERYKNMDKIVKTMESPRDLQVGAEITQYAPLEGSMEKTCDILLLVRPDYTIYDEVRKTKDFEIFADMRMAGVGMVGVVHASKAIDSIQRLIGRVELGIIPQIVDTVIFIENGKIGKVYEVEFNVKVPHGMKEADLARPVIEVVDFLTKSPEYEIYTYGEQVVVMPIKETAETKSPVLAYAEEKISEVLKKHLPKKSRPDIKVVNNNTVEVKVLEKFIPAIIGKGGKEISKLEEITGLRISVREKSESAEHEKEFETYEFINDYESTKLTQTGKHVIVELGEDYIGANIKIYIEGEYACSATVSSNGTVNISKKTAIGKDLANAMKKGKDIYVEF; encoded by the coding sequence ATGTCTGTCGAAGGGTTTAATCAAAATTTAAATGAGAATATGAAGTTTAAGGAATGTAATATCACAGTAGACACTTGCGTGGTTATTGATGGGAGGATTACTGAATTAATATCTGACGGAACAATCGAAAAATGCACAATAATAGTTCCAGAAGCAGTAATTTCAGAATTGGAAGCACAGGCAAATAAAGGGCGAGAAATTGGATATTTTGGAATCGAGGAATTAAAAAAGCTTGTCAGTGTTGCAAAAGAAAAAGATATCGTAATTGAATATTATGGGGAAAGGCCCTCAATTGAAGCGGTTTCACTTGCAAGGGGCGGAGAAATAGATGCAATAATTAGAAAAGTTGCAAAAGATACAAATTCAATACTTTTTACAAGTGATCGGATCCAGTATAATCTGGCAATCGCTCAAAATATCAATGCACACTTCTTGAAAGTTCATGAGGAAAAGGTAGATTTAAAATTAATTGAATATTTTGACGAAATTACAAGTTCGGTTCACTTAAAAGAGAATTGTTTACCTTATGTTAAAAAAGGAAGGCCCGGAAAAGTTAAATTAATTCCATTTGCAGATGAAATAATGAATAGGGCTGAAATAAAAGTAATAATTGATAATATTTTAAAATATACTGAGCAAAATCACGGTTTAATCGAAATTGAACGAAGGGGTGCAACGGTAATCCAGCTTGGAAATTTGAGGATTTCAATTGCAAGGCCTCCTTTTTCAGAAGCTTTAGAGGTTACTGCCGTAAGACCGATTACAAAAGTGTCTTTGGAGGATTACAACCTTTCTGAAGATTTAAAATTGCGATTGAATACCGCGGAAGGTATTTTTGTTTCAGGGGCTCCGGGAAGTGGTAAATCCACGTTTGTTTCTGCACTGGCTGAAAGATACAAAAATATGGATAAAATCGTAAAAACGATGGAAAGTCCAAGAGATTTGCAAGTTGGAGCTGAAATAACTCAGTATGCGCCACTTGAAGGAAGCATGGAAAAAACTTGCGATATTCTGCTTTTAGTAAGGCCTGACTACACGATATACGATGAAGTTCGTAAAACAAAGGATTTTGAGATATTTGCAGACATGAGGATGGCTGGAGTTGGAATGGTCGGAGTAGTTCACGCTTCAAAAGCAATAGATTCAATTCAAAGACTTATTGGAAGAGTTGAACTTGGAATAATTCCACAAATTGTAGATACCGTAATTTTCATTGAAAATGGTAAGATTGGAAAAGTTTACGAAGTGGAATTTAATGTTAAAGTACCGCACGGAATGAAAGAAGCAGATCTGGCAAGACCTGTAATTGAAGTAGTCGACTTTTTAACGAAATCACCAGAATACGAAATATATACTTACGGGGAGCAGGTCGTCGTAATGCCTATAAAAGAAACAGCAGAGACCAAAAGCCCTGTTTTGGCATACGCAGAAGAAAAAATTTCAGAAGTTTTGAAAAAACACCTTCCAAAAAAGTCAAGACCTGATATCAAAGTCGTAAACAACAACACGGTCGAAGTAAAAGTTTTGGAAAAGTTCATTCCTGCAATAATTGGAAAGGGCGGAAAAGAAATCTCAAAACTTGAAGAGATAACGGGTTTACGAATAAGTGTCAGGGAAAAGAGCGAATCTGCAGAACATGAAAAAGAATTCGAAACTTACGAGTTTATAAACGACTATGAAAGTACAAAACTGACCCAAACGGGAAAACATGTTATTGTTGAACTTGGCGAGGATTATATCGGTGCAAATATCAAGATTTACATCGAAGGAGAATACGCATGCTCTGCAACAGTCAGTTCAAACGGTACTGTAAATATCAGTAAAAAAACTGCAATCGGAAAGGATTTAGCAAATGCAATGAAAAAAGGAAAAGATATTTACGTAGAATTCTAA
- the hisI gene encoding phosphoribosyl-AMP cyclohydrolase encodes MDLDTKEIIKNMDLKFRNIDGKKLLLAISTDKDRNILMTAFMNEESLEKSIETGFMHYYSTSRNKLWRKGEESGNVQKIIDVFRDCDGDALLFTVEQTGWACHEGYMSCFHNKIDLNTGKFTVVGNKLD; translated from the coding sequence ATGGATTTAGATACGAAAGAAATTATAAAAAATATGGATTTGAAATTTAGAAATATCGATGGAAAGAAGCTTTTATTGGCGATTTCCACCGATAAAGATCGAAATATTTTGATGACTGCGTTTATGAACGAAGAATCGTTGGAAAAATCAATCGAAACAGGATTTATGCATTACTACTCTACAAGCCGCAATAAACTTTGGAGAAAAGGCGAAGAAAGTGGAAATGTTCAAAAAATAATAGATGTATTTAGGGACTGCGATGGCGATGCACTTTTGTTCACCGTTGAACAAACTGGATGGGCATGCCACGAAGGTTATATGTCCTGTTTCCATAATAAAATTGATTTAAATACTGGAAAATTTACTGTTGTTGGAAATAAATTAGATTAA